GCCGGATGCGCAACCGGTAACTGGTGCGTTACAAAAAGTGGCGCTAAAGCAATGATGGCCAATATGCAAATGACCCATCGCGATGTATTGCCTTATTTAAGGCTAAGCCTTGTACCCAGCGCCAAATTGGTTGCAGATACCCGTCTTATTACAAAGGGCGATGTGTTTCTAGCCTACTCGGTTGGACACGGGAAGGCCCTCCGAGATGGACGGATTTATATCGCTCAGGCACTCTCCCGAGGGGCTACCTATGTGTTATATCAACCAAACACTGATGAAGCACAAAACCTTGCTTGGGAATCCGATTTGGATGAGCGTTGCATTGCGGTTCCTGAGCTTGCCAAGCATGCTGGATGGTTAAGTTCAGTGTGGTATGGCAAGCCCAGTGAGGTGGTGCCAGTGATTGGCGTGACTGGCACGAATGGTAAGACCAGTGTGACCCAATGGCTTGCACAATGCTTATCTGAGAGAGCTGCCGTGATCGGTACACTCGGTAGTGGCTTTCCAAACCAATTACAAGGACTGGGGTACACCACCCCAGATGCGCCCCGCCTACAAATGGAGCTTGCTAGCTTAAAAGCAAAAGGGGCTGAATATATTGCGCTCGAGGTATCTTCACATGCCCTAGAGCAAGGACGTGTGAATGGCACTCACTTTGCTTGCGCCGTCTTTACGAATCTTAGCCGTGATCACTTGGATTATCACGGCAGCATGGCAGAGTATGGTGCCGCAAAAGCCCGACTTTTTCTTGATTTTCATCCAAAGAATGTTGTGATCAATATTGATGATTCCTTTGGACGCGAGCTACTAATGAGTATGGCCACGCGCGAGGGTGTGGAGATTTGGGCATACGGTATGTCTCAAAGCTCATTTCAGGGATTAGAAAAATTACAAAGCCGCTTCAAAGCTATATATTTTCAGGAGTACACATTTGGAAAGAATGCCTATCAATGTCAGTTGAGTATTGATGGAGTCAATCATTCGGTCACTATTCCTGTATTAGGCAAATTTAATTTAAGTAATGCCTTAGCCGTGATTTCAACCCTGATGGTCTTTAGAATTCCAGATGCACTGAAGCGACTCTCGAACCTAAAACCTGTTTTAGGTCGCATGGAAGTGATTCACAGTGATCGCGCAGACACCCCATTGATGGTGGTTGATTACGCCCACACCCCTGACGCATTACAAAAAGTTTTAGAAACCTTAAAGCCCATTGCGCAAGGGCGCGGAGGAAAATTGTTGTGCGTATTTGGCTGTGGTGGTGATCGGGATCAAGAAAAGCGCTCCATGATGGGTACAGTTGCGCAATCGATCGCTGATCATGTGATCATTACAAGTGATAACCCACGCTCCGAAGACCCACAAGACATCATGAATATGATTGTGGCTGGTATGAGTGACCATCACACCTCATCCGTTGAGCTCATTGCAGATCGCGCTGCAGCCATCATGACCGCAGTTAGACAAGCTCAAGCCCACGATGTTGTTCTAGTTGCCGGTAAGGGCCATGAGACCACTCAAGAAATTCAGGGAAAACGTTTTGACTTTTCGGATCAAGCGCATTTGCGGCTGGTGAGTGGAGGAGCGGTTTGATGCAAGCCATTCCAACCATGACTAATCTTGCTCATATCCATGCCTTACTTCCAAATAGTCAATTGCATAACATAGGTATGGTTGAAGCACGCGATCAACTAATTAGTCAGGTTGGAACCGATAGTCGTCATCTTTCAACCGGAGAGCTTTTTGTAGCACTTAAAGGCGATCGCTTTGATGCGCACAGTTTCTTAAGTGCTGTGGCCGAGCACGGTGCTTCTGCTGCCTTGATTAGTGAAAAAACATCCTGCCCAACAAGTTTGCCAGCTGTTTATGTAGACGATACCCGCAAGGGACTCGGAGAGCTTGCCGCCGCATGGCGAGCTCAGTTTGCATTGCCTCTGGCAGTGGTGACCGGAAGTAATGGCAAAACAACCGTCAAGGAAATGATTGCAGCAATTTTCAGAGAAGCAGTTAGCCCGTCTGAATTGCTTGTGACCGAAGGAAATTTAAATAACGATATTGGTTTGCCGCTTACATTATTAAAGCTTCGTCCTTCGCATCGCCTAGCCGTGATTGAGTTAGGCATGAATCATCCGGGAGAGACTGCCGAGCTTGCAATGATCGCTCGCCCAACCATTGCACTCATTAATAACGCGCAACGAGAGCATCAAGAGTT
This DNA window, taken from Polynucleobacter sp. HIN5, encodes the following:
- a CDS encoding UDP-N-acetylmuramoyl-L-alanyl-D-glutamate--2,6-diaminopimelate ligase; this translates as MTHRDVLPYLRLSLVPSAKLVADTRLITKGDVFLAYSVGHGKALRDGRIYIAQALSRGATYVLYQPNTDEAQNLAWESDLDERCIAVPELAKHAGWLSSVWYGKPSEVVPVIGVTGTNGKTSVTQWLAQCLSERAAVIGTLGSGFPNQLQGLGYTTPDAPRLQMELASLKAKGAEYIALEVSSHALEQGRVNGTHFACAVFTNLSRDHLDYHGSMAEYGAAKARLFLDFHPKNVVINIDDSFGRELLMSMATREGVEIWAYGMSQSSFQGLEKLQSRFKAIYFQEYTFGKNAYQCQLSIDGVNHSVTIPVLGKFNLSNALAVISTLMVFRIPDALKRLSNLKPVLGRMEVIHSDRADTPLMVVDYAHTPDALQKVLETLKPIAQGRGGKLLCVFGCGGDRDQEKRSMMGTVAQSIADHVIITSDNPRSEDPQDIMNMIVAGMSDHHTSSVELIADRAAAIMTAVRQAQAHDVVLVAGKGHETTQEIQGKRFDFSDQAHLRLVSGGAV